One Ahaetulla prasina isolate Xishuangbanna chromosome 1, ASM2864084v1, whole genome shotgun sequence DNA window includes the following coding sequences:
- the SF3B1 gene encoding splicing factor 3B subunit 1 isoform X3: protein MAKIAKTHEDIEAQIREIQGKKAALDEAQGVGLDSTGYYDQEIYGGSDSRFAGYVTSIAATELEDDDDDYSSTSLLGQKKPGYHAPVALLNDIPQSTEQYDPFAEHRPQKIADREDEYKNRRRMMIISPERLDPFADGFYSAA from the exons ATGGCGAAGATCGCCAAGACCCACGAAG ACATTGAAGCCCAGATTCGAGAAATTCAAGGCAAAAAAGCTGCGCTTGATGAAGCTCAAGGAGTTGGCCTTGATTCTACAGGGTATTATGATCAAGAGATTTATGGTGGAAGTGATAGCAGGTTTGCTGGATATGTAACTTCAATTGCAGCAACTGAACTTGAAGAT GATGATGACGACTATTCTTCTACAAGTTTGCTTGGCCAGAAGAAGCCTGGGTATCATGCACCAGTGGCATTACTTAATGACATACCACAGTCAACTGAACAG TATGATCCATTTGCTGAACATCGCCCACAAAAGATTGCCGACAGAGAAGATGAATACAAAAATCGGAGACGGATGATGATTATTTCCCCCGAACGTCTTGATCCTTTTGCAGAtg GCTTCTATTCTGCTGCTTGA